A region of the Conyzicola lurida genome:
TCGCGACCGAGCATCACGGCCGCGCCGGTCGCCCAGTCGACCGTGCGGGCGCGCAGGTAGCTCGCCGGCCGCCCGTCGAGTTCGCTCGGCAGCCACGGAGGCGCGCCGCTTCCAAACAGCGCGTCGCCGACCGCTCGTGGCAGGCTCGGCTCCCGGCGGAGCGACGGGTAGGTGCTGCCGTCGACGGCGGAGATGAGTGGCACGACGGCCCCCGCCCCCGGGGTGCGCAACCGGTCGAGCATGCTGCGGATACTGCCGGCCTCGACCACGAGGTCGGGGTTGAGCACGAGCGAGGCGTCGGCGTCGCCCGCCGCCCGCAGCGCGAGGTTGATGCCCTCGGCGTACCCGCGGTTGCCGCCGGCGTCGACCAGGGTTACGTCGGGATGGCCGGCGAGCAGCTGCAGGGTGCCGTCGGTCGACCCGTTGTCGGCGACGACCACGCGCAGCCGCGAGTCGAGGGCCTCGTGCCGCAGGCTGGCGAGCAGCCCGCCGAGGTGCGCCGCGCTGTTGAATGTCACGACCGCGACGGCGACGTCGGCGACGTCCCCGGCGGCCACGAACCGGCCGTAGTCGCCGGTCACGGCCGCACCACCGAGGGAGAGGACGCGTGGGCGATGAAGAGAGCGGATGGCGCAGAGCCGTCGGCCCGGATCGACCAGACGTCGCTGTCGCCGACCGCTTCCGACGGCAGGGCGTAGAGCAGGGTGGAATCGTCGAGCCATTCTGCCTGGTCGTCGATCGAGCGGTCGTCCGGCAGGATCGTCTCCTCGCCGCTGTCGAGGTCGAGCACCGCGAGCGACCAGTGCGGGGCCGTCGCGCTCGCCACGTTCTTCTTGTAGACGACACGGGTGCCGTCGGGGGAGATCGACGGGCACTCAGCCGTCTTGTGCACGGTGGTCAGCGTGCGGTCGGCGATCGACCCGCGCACGAGCCAGGTCGAGCCGCCCGTCGCCGCGGTCGCATAGAAGGCGTCGTCGTCGCCCGGCACGAACGTCACTCCCCAGAAGTTGCGGTCGACAGCGGTGTTCGGTTCGCCGTCGACCAGCAGTTGCCATTCCTCGAGGTTGCCGAGGTCCTGGCCGTCGGCCGTGACGATGCGGGTGGCGGTCGAGAAACCGATCGTGGCGTACCCCTCGCCGGTGACGAACGACGTGAAGGCGGCGAGCTCGCCGTCGGGAGAGAGGCGCGCCCGGCTCGGGATGCCGGGGAGCGGCCAGGTGCTGGTGACGGCACCGTCGGCATCGAGCAGGTTGGCAGAGAATGTGGTGAGGATGCCGCGTTCGATGCGCAGGCACACGGTGGCACTGGTCGCGGAGTACACCCGGTCGCACGAGACGTCGGTCACGGTGCGCTCGCCGCCCGGGTCGTCCGCCGCGACGCTCGCCACGAAACCGTAGCCCGCGTCGGGCGTCGAATCGCGGAAGACGATGCGTCCCGCATCGTCCCGCGCGTCGAAGGCCGCCGTCTGCACCGCGGCCAGGTTCTCGGAGCGGGAGCGCGTGTCCGACGCGGCGACCAGGGCGACCGCCGCGGAACCGCCGAGCAGCACGACGGCCAGCGCCGCGACGACGAGCAGCCGGGCGCGGCGGTTCACGACTGCACCCGGAGGAGGGGCCGCACCAGCACGAACAGCACGGGAATGGCGACAGCCAGCGCCGCGGCGACGATCAGCACCGCGCTCTCGCGCCCCACGGCGAACCAGAGCACGCCGAACCCGGTCGAGCCGACCAGCCGGCCGACAGCGACGACGGTCTGCGCGGCCGCGATGCCGCTCGCGGTGGAGCCCTCCGGCGCGAGCTCCCCGGCGAGGGCCGCGAGCACCCCGTCGGTCGCGGCATAGAACGCGCCGAGCAGCGCGAGGCAGGCGACCGTGACGACCGCGCCGCCCACGGGCAACGCCGCGCACGCGTAGGCGGCGAGGAGCGCGACGTGGCCGAGCACGAACACCCGGGCGCGGCCGAAGCGGTCCGCCACCCGGCCGAGCGGCACGGCGAACAGGAAGAACGCCACGTTGGTCCCCACGTAGAGCAGCGGGAACCACTGGGCGGCGAATGGGCTGCGGTCCTGCAGCACGAGGTAGACGAACCCGTCGCCGACCGTGAGCACGGCGAGCACCCCGGCGGCGAGGATCAGCCGGCGCAGTCGCGGATCGGTCAGGTTGCGCCAGCGGAACGGGGCACGCGGGGCGACCCTCTCCCGGCCCTCGCGCGCGGCACGCCGGCCCGGCACGAGCAGCCCGAGGATCGCGACCCCGAGCAGTGCGAAGGCCAGCGACGCGACGAAGACCACGTGGTAGCCCTGCGGAATGAGGAACAGGATGACGAACGCGAGCAGCGGTCCGACGGCGGCGCCGATCGTGTCGAGCATGCGGTGTACGCCGAACGACCGTCCGAGATTCGTCGTCGTCGACGACGCGGTGATGAGCGCGTCGCGCGGCGCGGTGCGGATCCCCTTGCCCAGCCGGTCGAGGGCGATCACGGTGGCGACCGCCGCGAACCCGTTGACAACGAGCAGCACGATCTTCGTCCCCGCCGACAGCGCGTAGCCCGCGAAGGCGACCCACTTCGAGTGGTCGGTGCGGTCGGACGCCCAGCCGCCACCGATGCGCACGATCGCGCTGACCCCTTGGTAGAGCCCGTCGATGAAGCCGTAGGCGATGGTCGAGAGGCCGAGCGCCCCGGTGATGTAGAGCGGCAGGATCGACGCGACCGACTCCGACGAGATGTCGGTGAGCATGCTGACGATGCCGAGCGTGATGACGGTGGCCGATACCCGCGTGGCCGGTTCCCCGCGTCGGGACGCGCGCGTGCGGTCGCGGCGGTCGGACAGCGAGATGTACACGGCTACTGCGCCACGGTCAGCACGGCGAACAG
Encoded here:
- a CDS encoding PD40 domain-containing protein gives rise to the protein MNRRARLLVVAALAVVLLGGSAAVALVAASDTRSRSENLAAVQTAAFDARDDAGRIVFRDSTPDAGYGFVASVAADDPGGERTVTDVSCDRVYSATSATVCLRIERGILTTFSANLLDADGAVTSTWPLPGIPSRARLSPDGELAAFTSFVTGEGYATIGFSTATRIVTADGQDLGNLEEWQLLVDGEPNTAVDRNFWGVTFVPGDDDAFYATAATGGSTWLVRGSIADRTLTTVHKTAECPSISPDGTRVVYKKNVASATAPHWSLAVLDLDSGEETILPDDRSIDDQAEWLDDSTLLYALPSEAVGDSDVWSIRADGSAPSALFIAHASSPSVVRP
- a CDS encoding MFS transporter, with the protein product MYISLSDRRDRTRASRRGEPATRVSATVITLGIVSMLTDISSESVASILPLYITGALGLSTIAYGFIDGLYQGVSAIVRIGGGWASDRTDHSKWVAFAGYALSAGTKIVLLVVNGFAAVATVIALDRLGKGIRTAPRDALITASSTTTNLGRSFGVHRMLDTIGAAVGPLLAFVILFLIPQGYHVVFVASLAFALLGVAILGLLVPGRRAAREGRERVAPRAPFRWRNLTDPRLRRLILAAGVLAVLTVGDGFVYLVLQDRSPFAAQWFPLLYVGTNVAFFLFAVPLGRVADRFGRARVFVLGHVALLAAYACAALPVGGAVVTVACLALLGAFYAATDGVLAALAGELAPEGSTASGIAAAQTVVAVGRLVGSTGFGVLWFAVGRESAVLIVAAALAVAIPVLFVLVRPLLRVQS